The Aurantiacibacter arachoides genome window below encodes:
- a CDS encoding cysteine desulfurase family protein → MSRIYLDHAATSPLRPEARAAMEKGFAMWANPSSPHAEGRRARAALEDARERCKAALGWQGELIFTSGASEAARLAFDDAVVSTRALSGVEHDAIYGFVASRGAQELGLVDGCLALRADIASRSLVAVQQVNSETGTRQDIETIAKVVHGRYGSLFVDCAQSAGKLAVPAMADMVIVAAHKFGGPIGIGALLVRDFAMLKPAGGHERGYRRGTENLPGAMGMAAALEAGDWATSPEQRSAFVAGFGDSVLRMGQQVDYIVPLTHASMSAQALLIRLDALGFAVSAGSACSSGSLKPSRVLKAFGLDDDTARRTIRVSLGWNTTAAELDAFAQAWASL, encoded by the coding sequence ATGAGCCGTATCTATCTGGATCACGCCGCCACCTCGCCCCTGCGGCCCGAGGCGCGAGCGGCGATGGAAAAAGGCTTCGCGATGTGGGCCAACCCGTCCAGTCCGCACGCAGAGGGCCGCCGCGCCCGCGCCGCGCTGGAGGATGCGCGCGAACGCTGCAAGGCGGCGCTGGGCTGGCAGGGCGAACTGATCTTCACCAGCGGTGCGAGCGAGGCGGCACGACTGGCATTTGACGATGCCGTTGTTTCCACCAGAGCGCTCAGCGGCGTCGAACATGACGCCATCTACGGCTTCGTGGCGAGCCGGGGCGCACAGGAACTGGGCCTCGTCGATGGCTGTCTCGCGCTGCGTGCGGACATCGCATCGCGGTCGCTGGTAGCGGTGCAGCAGGTCAATTCCGAAACTGGCACTCGCCAGGACATCGAAACGATCGCCAAAGTCGTTCATGGCAGATACGGGTCCCTGTTCGTCGATTGCGCGCAATCCGCTGGCAAGCTGGCCGTCCCAGCGATGGCCGACATGGTCATCGTCGCGGCGCACAAGTTCGGCGGTCCCATCGGTATCGGCGCGCTGCTGGTCAGGGATTTCGCCATGCTCAAGCCCGCAGGCGGGCACGAGCGCGGCTACCGGCGGGGGACGGAGAACCTGCCCGGCGCGATGGGCATGGCCGCCGCGCTGGAAGCGGGCGACTGGGCGACGAGCCCGGAACAACGGTCAGCATTCGTGGCGGGGTTTGGCGACAGCGTGCTGCGCATGGGCCAGCAGGTCGATTACATCGTGCCCCTCACGCACGCGTCAATGAGCGCGCAGGCCCTGCTGATCCGGCTCGACGCGCTGGGTTTCGCAGTTTCGGCAGGCAGCGCCTGTTCGTCCGGATCGCTCAAACCCAGCCGTGTGCTCAAGGCCTTCGGTCTCGACGACGACACCGCCCGGCGCACGATCCGTGTCTCCCTGGGGTGGAACACCACAGCGGCGGAGCTGGACGCATTTGCGCAGGCCTGGGCTTCGCTCTAG
- a CDS encoding alpha/beta hydrolase, translating into MPHVIFPGPEGRLEGRFNPGPRPRAPVAMILHPHSQGGGTMNDRIVQRLYKTFVNRGFATLRFNFRGVGRSQGSFDNGIGELSDAASALDWVQQIHPEAQVTWVAGVSFGALIGMQLLMRRPEIRGFISIAPPANMYDFSFLAPCPASGIFVQGTADTVVQPQAVTKLVEKLRTQKHITIHHDEIPRANHFFENETDELMASVDKYLDFRLDPSCPIT; encoded by the coding sequence ATGCCGCATGTCATCTTTCCCGGCCCCGAAGGCCGTCTCGAAGGTCGTTTCAACCCCGGACCGCGGCCGCGCGCGCCCGTTGCCATGATCCTGCACCCGCACTCGCAGGGCGGCGGCACCATGAACGACCGGATCGTGCAGCGGCTGTACAAGACCTTCGTGAACCGCGGCTTTGCCACCCTGCGCTTCAACTTTCGCGGCGTGGGCCGCAGCCAGGGCAGCTTCGACAACGGCATTGGCGAGCTGTCGGATGCGGCCAGCGCGCTCGATTGGGTGCAGCAGATCCACCCTGAAGCGCAGGTGACTTGGGTCGCCGGCGTCAGCTTTGGCGCGCTGATCGGGATGCAGCTGTTGATGCGCCGCCCTGAAATCCGCGGCTTCATCTCCATCGCCCCGCCCGCCAACATGTACGATTTCAGCTTCCTGGCGCCGTGTCCGGCCAGCGGCATCTTCGTGCAGGGAACGGCGGACACGGTGGTGCAGCCGCAGGCGGTGACCAAGCTGGTGGAAAAGCTGCGCACGCAAAAGCACATCACCATCCACCACGACGAGATTCCACGGGCGAACCACTTCTTCGAGAACGAGACCGACGAGCTGATGGCCTCCGTCGACAAGTATCTCGACTTCCGCCTCGACCCGAGCTGCCCGATCACCTGA
- a CDS encoding cysteine desulfurase family protein codes for MIYLDNQATTPLAPEARDAMLKWLDTAEGSGFGNPHSPHRMGRMAGAAIDFAREQVAGLLPPGGTVHFTGSACEAINLAMRGAGGDGPISVSAIEHAAVYETAEALGRRHLLNVAANGQCNTSQSLPQGTRLVCVMQVNNEIGTIQPTVEWHRKAKEHNALFLCDAVQSYGKMEVTGADMIAISAHKIYGPKGIGALWVRHGLELDPQITGGLQEGYRSGTLSTALVAGFGAAAAVAKERMDDDADHAEKLWTRARAMFASNWALNGDEDTRLHANLNVRRSGLDVARLMSECRDVMFSAGSACASGSGKTSHVLKAIGLSDEQAKSSIRIGWGRYTTMEQLETGVAAILDAANGQ; via the coding sequence ATGATCTACCTCGACAACCAGGCCACCACGCCGCTGGCGCCCGAGGCGCGCGATGCCATGTTGAAATGGCTGGATACGGCGGAGGGCTCCGGTTTCGGCAATCCGCACAGCCCGCACCGCATGGGCCGCATGGCCGGCGCGGCGATCGATTTCGCGCGCGAGCAGGTGGCCGGCCTGCTGCCGCCGGGCGGCACGGTGCATTTCACCGGCAGCGCGTGCGAGGCGATCAACCTCGCCATGCGGGGGGCGGGCGGCGATGGCCCGATCAGCGTTTCCGCCATCGAGCACGCCGCCGTTTATGAAACGGCCGAGGCGCTGGGCCGCCGCCACCTGCTCAACGTCGCCGCGAACGGACAGTGCAATACCAGCCAGAGCCTGCCGCAGGGCACGCGGCTGGTCTGCGTGATGCAGGTCAACAACGAGATCGGCACGATCCAGCCCACCGTCGAATGGCACCGCAAGGCCAAGGAACACAACGCCCTGTTCCTGTGCGACGCCGTGCAAAGCTACGGCAAGATGGAGGTGACGGGCGCGGACATGATCGCCATTTCCGCGCACAAGATCTATGGCCCCAAGGGCATCGGCGCGCTGTGGGTCCGGCACGGGCTGGAACTCGATCCGCAGATCACCGGCGGTTTGCAGGAAGGCTATCGCTCGGGCACGCTCAGCACTGCGCTCGTCGCCGGATTCGGCGCGGCGGCGGCGGTGGCAAAGGAGCGGATGGACGATGACGCCGATCATGCCGAGAAGCTGTGGACCCGTGCGCGCGCCATGTTCGCCAGCAACTGGGCGCTGAACGGTGACGAAGACACGCGCCTTCACGCCAACCTCAACGTGCGTCGCAGCGGGCTCGACGTGGCGCGTCTGATGAGCGAATGTCGCGACGTCATGTTCTCTGCCGGCAGCGCCTGTGCCAGCGGTTCGGGCAAGACCAGCCATGTGCTGAAAGCCATCGGCCTGTCGGACGAACAGGCGAAGAGCTCGATCCGCATCGGCTGGGGCCGCTACACCACGATGGAGCAGCTTGAAACGGGCGTTGCCGCCATTCTCGACGCGGCGAACGGGCAATGA
- the parC gene encoding DNA topoisomerase IV subunit A → MASPPDDTITPDEPIAEEGIEREPFESALSERYLVYALSTITARSLPDLRDGLKPVHRRILWGMRGLRLSPDSSFKKSSRVVGDVMGKYHPHGNVALYDAMVRLAQPFSLRYPLVEGQGNFGNIDGDGAAAERYTECRLTRTAMQLMAGLDEGTVNFVPTYNNEEEEPVLFPGLFPNLLANGSSGIAVGMATSVPSHNVAEVLDAAELVLFNKDVTHAELMAKFQGPDFATGGLVVDSAAAISHAYETGRGSFRLRGRFHAPEADSDTNRLAGIERAKGGGWQLVISEIPYQVPKGKLIEQIAALIGDRKLPILEDVRDESDEHIRIVLVPRSRNVDPELLKESVYKLTDLETRFSLNLNVLDHTRTPMVMGLKELLTHWVAHQIDILQRRSQHRLAKIADRLELVEGYIIAFLNLDRVIEIIRTEDEPKAVMMAEFALTDRQAEAILNMRLRSLRKLEEMQLRGEKDDLLKEQGELEALLASPIKQRNRLKRDMAALRKDYAEETALGRRRTTIAEAAPTVEYDPGAMIEKEPVTVILSQKGWVRAAKGHVDLGTDGAGDFKYKEGDGPAFAIHCQTTDKLLIAGDDGRFFTLGADRLPGARGFGEPVRNTLDIDASAKIVNLVVHERDKQLLLASTIGKGFVAITDELLAETRKGRQVVNLKAGAKLLVVRPVAPAHDHVAVVGENRKLVVFALEEMPVMSRGQGVTLQRYRPGPGGGGLSDATTFTLADGLSWAMGGDTGRTRTENEIGMWKVARGAAGRLPPQGFPKDNTF, encoded by the coding sequence ATGGCAAGCCCTCCCGACGACACGATTACGCCCGACGAGCCCATTGCCGAGGAAGGGATCGAGCGCGAGCCGTTCGAAAGCGCCCTGTCCGAACGGTACCTGGTCTACGCCCTCTCCACGATCACCGCGCGCTCGCTGCCCGATCTGCGCGACGGTCTGAAACCTGTTCACCGCCGTATCCTGTGGGGCATGCGCGGGCTGCGGTTGTCACCCGACAGCTCGTTCAAGAAGTCCAGCCGCGTCGTCGGCGACGTGATGGGCAAGTACCACCCGCACGGCAACGTGGCGCTCTACGATGCCATGGTGCGCCTCGCCCAGCCATTTTCGCTGCGCTATCCGCTGGTGGAGGGGCAGGGCAATTTCGGCAACATCGATGGCGATGGCGCGGCGGCCGAACGCTACACCGAATGCCGCCTGACGCGCACCGCGATGCAGCTGATGGCCGGGCTGGACGAGGGCACGGTGAACTTCGTGCCGACCTACAACAACGAGGAGGAGGAACCGGTCCTTTTCCCTGGGTTGTTCCCCAACCTCCTCGCCAACGGGTCGAGCGGGATCGCGGTGGGCATGGCCACATCCGTGCCCAGCCACAACGTGGCCGAAGTGCTCGACGCGGCCGAGCTGGTGTTGTTCAACAAGGACGTCACCCATGCCGAACTGATGGCCAAGTTCCAAGGTCCGGACTTTGCCACCGGCGGGCTGGTGGTGGATAGCGCCGCGGCCATATCCCACGCCTATGAAACCGGGCGCGGCAGTTTTCGCCTGCGCGGCAGGTTCCATGCGCCCGAAGCCGACAGTGACACCAACCGGCTTGCGGGGATCGAGCGCGCGAAGGGCGGCGGCTGGCAGCTGGTCATCAGCGAAATCCCCTACCAGGTGCCCAAGGGCAAGCTGATCGAGCAGATTGCCGCGCTGATCGGCGATCGCAAGCTGCCGATCCTGGAGGACGTGCGCGACGAGAGCGACGAGCATATCCGCATCGTCCTGGTGCCGCGCAGCCGCAACGTCGATCCGGAACTGCTGAAGGAAAGCGTCTACAAGCTCACCGATCTGGAGACGCGTTTCAGCCTCAACCTCAACGTGCTCGATCATACGCGCACGCCGATGGTGATGGGGCTGAAGGAACTGCTGACCCACTGGGTGGCGCACCAGATCGACATCCTACAGCGCCGCAGCCAGCATCGACTGGCGAAAATCGCCGACCGACTGGAGCTGGTCGAAGGTTACATCATCGCCTTCCTCAACCTCGACCGGGTGATCGAGATCATCCGTACCGAGGACGAGCCCAAGGCCGTGATGATGGCCGAATTCGCTCTGACCGACCGCCAGGCCGAGGCAATCCTCAACATGCGGCTGCGCAGCTTGCGCAAGCTGGAAGAGATGCAGCTGCGCGGCGAAAAGGATGACCTGCTGAAGGAACAGGGCGAGCTCGAGGCGCTGCTGGCCAGCCCGATCAAGCAACGCAACCGCCTGAAACGGGACATGGCCGCGCTGCGCAAGGACTATGCCGAAGAGACCGCGCTGGGCCGCCGCCGCACGACCATCGCCGAGGCCGCCCCGACGGTGGAATACGATCCGGGCGCGATGATCGAGAAGGAGCCGGTCACCGTCATCCTGAGCCAGAAGGGCTGGGTGCGCGCGGCCAAGGGCCACGTCGACCTGGGCACGGACGGCGCGGGCGATTTCAAGTACAAGGAAGGCGACGGGCCGGCCTTTGCCATCCATTGCCAGACGACCGACAAGCTCCTCATCGCCGGCGACGACGGGCGTTTCTTCACGCTGGGGGCGGACCGGCTGCCCGGTGCGCGCGGTTTCGGCGAACCGGTGCGCAACACGCTCGACATCGATGCGAGCGCGAAGATCGTGAACCTGGTGGTGCACGAAAGGGACAAGCAGCTCCTGCTCGCCAGCACCATCGGCAAGGGCTTTGTCGCCATCACCGACGAGCTGCTGGCCGAAACGCGCAAGGGCCGCCAGGTGGTCAACCTGAAAGCCGGCGCGAAGCTGCTGGTGGTCCGTCCCGTCGCCCCCGCACACGATCATGTCGCGGTGGTGGGAGAAAACCGCAAGCTGGTGGTCTTCGCGCTGGAGGAGATGCCGGTGATGAGCCGCGGGCAGGGCGTGACCCTGCAACGCTACCGCCCGGGGCCGGGTGGCGGCGGCCTGTCGGATGCGACCACGTTCACGCTTGCCGATGGGCTCAGCTGGGCGATGGGCGGCGATACGGGCCGCACGCGGACGGAGAATGAAATCGGTATGTGGAAGGTCGCCCGCGGCGCGGCGGGCCGCCTGCCCCCGCAGGGTTTCCCGAAGGACAACACCTTTTGA
- a CDS encoding CCA tRNA nucleotidyltransferase produces MAEDARSLPPTLPANAWCGRADLLRLVEVLGAENLRWVGGAVRDTLLGSSAHDIDAATTHQPAEVVRRLEAAGIRSVPTGIAHGTITAVLDGGHVEITTLRHDVATDGRHANVAFTDDWREDAARRDFTINALYAHPLTLEIFDWFGGLADLAASRVRFIGDARARIREDHLRILRYYRFQARFGSVLDAEAEAACAELAPMLKGLSRERVGWELQNLLSLADPVETVRRMAGNGVLAVVLPETGEREIDAFAALVKAEADAALPPSSIRRLAALLPADPRVAETVAARLRLSTASRRRLVTAARRDDAPGDARALAFRLGREEAYDRLLLTDSDTAPLNGWDIPQFPLKGGAVVERGVGAGPAVARILNMVQDRWIAEGFPDAERVHAMLEDLLAAERHNPDTVNIST; encoded by the coding sequence ATGGCTGAGGACGCGCGAAGCCTGCCTCCTACACTGCCCGCCAACGCCTGGTGCGGCCGCGCCGACCTGCTGCGCCTTGTCGAGGTGCTGGGCGCAGAGAACCTGCGCTGGGTCGGCGGCGCGGTGCGCGATACGTTGCTGGGCAGCAGCGCGCACGATATCGACGCTGCCACGACGCACCAGCCCGCAGAGGTCGTGCGGCGACTGGAGGCCGCCGGCATTCGCTCCGTCCCCACCGGCATTGCGCACGGCACCATTACCGCCGTGCTCGACGGCGGCCACGTGGAGATCACCACGCTGCGCCATGACGTCGCCACCGATGGACGCCACGCCAACGTTGCCTTCACGGACGACTGGCGAGAGGACGCCGCAAGGCGCGATTTCACCATCAACGCGCTTTATGCCCATCCCCTGACGCTCGAGATTTTCGACTGGTTCGGCGGATTGGCCGATCTCGCCGCCAGCCGCGTGCGCTTCATCGGCGACGCGCGGGCGCGTATTCGCGAGGATCACCTGCGCATCCTGCGCTATTACCGCTTCCAGGCGCGGTTCGGCAGCGTGCTGGATGCCGAGGCGGAGGCCGCCTGCGCCGAACTTGCCCCCATGCTCAAGGGCCTCAGCCGCGAGCGGGTGGGCTGGGAATTGCAGAACCTGCTCTCCCTCGCCGACCCTGTGGAAACGGTGCGACGCATGGCCGGGAATGGCGTGCTTGCCGTGGTGCTGCCGGAAACTGGCGAGCGCGAGATCGATGCCTTTGCCGCGCTCGTGAAGGCGGAGGCGGACGCTGCCTTGCCGCCATCCTCCATCCGCCGGCTAGCCGCGCTGCTGCCCGCCGATCCCCGGGTGGCCGAGACCGTTGCCGCACGGCTGCGCCTGTCCACGGCGTCGCGCCGCCGTTTGGTGACGGCGGCCCGGCGCGACGACGCGCCCGGCGATGCCCGCGCACTCGCCTTCCGGCTGGGGCGGGAGGAGGCCTACGACCGGTTGCTCCTCACGGACAGCGATACGGCTCCGCTCAACGGCTGGGACATTCCGCAGTTTCCGCTGAAGGGCGGCGCCGTGGTGGAGCGCGGCGTGGGTGCGGGGCCCGCTGTCGCACGCATCCTCAACATGGTGCAGGATCGCTGGATTGCAGAGGGCTTCCCCGACGCCGAACGGGTGCATGCGATGCTCGAAGACCTGCTGGCCGCCGAGCGCCACAATCCGGACACAGTCAACATCAGTACTTGA
- a CDS encoding class I SAM-dependent methyltransferase gives MTSRHTTQFRTLDDGEQSVAVPRRSWTDTAWRIGFGAIGWPWLAMSLWGGTKASKRALLKRVGLADDALPNLGSWKADTGFLHRIVDAVEELRPQVVVELGAGASTLVCARALALNGGGQLYSFDQHAGFVDATRNWLREEGASARLQHAPLRAEIPGWSGTWYDLPEVPAQIDLLIIDGPPWTVHPTIRGAAESLFDRLSPGAIVLLDDAARPGERIVARRWRSNWPQMRFERVSGSTKGTLVGHRLRSAEVLPFRASRGSAPLAGWKRAAMVAAAFGAGWLANDLGVSTQPASAANFIAEADASFDASEARRRMASQVDSALLDRTEIERATGIALPAVPSGWRVEDVQVFPSDLGVSVAVAFRTGEGESFSLFATRAETPAERLPLLTRQDGRSLAYWEEGPFAFALSGEMHAEAVLRQAAVLASR, from the coding sequence ATGACCTCGCGCCACACCACTCAATTCCGCACCCTTGACGATGGCGAGCAAAGCGTTGCCGTCCCCCGGCGTTCGTGGACCGACACTGCCTGGCGCATCGGCTTCGGTGCGATCGGCTGGCCGTGGCTGGCGATGAGCCTGTGGGGCGGCACCAAGGCCAGCAAGCGCGCGTTGCTGAAGCGCGTGGGGCTGGCCGACGATGCCTTGCCCAACCTGGGCAGCTGGAAGGCGGACACGGGCTTTCTCCACCGCATCGTCGATGCCGTTGAAGAGCTGCGGCCGCAGGTGGTGGTGGAGCTTGGCGCGGGCGCATCCACGCTGGTGTGCGCGCGGGCGCTGGCATTGAACGGCGGCGGCCAGCTCTACAGTTTCGACCAGCACGCGGGTTTCGTGGACGCGACGCGCAACTGGCTGCGCGAGGAAGGGGCGTCGGCCCGGTTGCAGCACGCGCCGCTGCGTGCGGAAATTCCGGGATGGTCCGGCACCTGGTACGATCTGCCCGAGGTTCCGGCGCAGATCGACCTGCTCATCATCGACGGCCCGCCGTGGACCGTGCATCCCACCATCCGCGGTGCTGCGGAAAGCCTGTTCGACCGCCTTTCGCCCGGTGCCATCGTGCTGCTTGACGATGCGGCGCGCCCGGGTGAGCGGATCGTCGCCCGGCGCTGGCGCAGCAACTGGCCGCAGATGCGGTTCGAACGCGTGTCGGGCAGCACCAAGGGCACACTGGTCGGTCACCGGCTGCGTTCGGCTGAGGTCTTGCCGTTTCGTGCCAGCCGCGGCAGTGCGCCGCTCGCCGGATGGAAGCGCGCCGCCATGGTCGCCGCCGCCTTCGGGGCAGGCTGGCTCGCCAACGACCTGGGCGTCAGCACCCAGCCGGCGAGCGCAGCGAACTTCATTGCCGAGGCCGATGCATCCTTCGATGCGAGCGAGGCGCGCAGACGCATGGCATCGCAGGTGGACAGTGCACTGCTGGACCGGACGGAGATTGAACGGGCAACCGGTATTGCGCTGCCAGCCGTGCCATCAGGTTGGCGGGTCGAGGACGTGCAGGTGTTCCCATCGGACCTGGGCGTTTCGGTGGCGGTCGCTTTCCGAACCGGCGAGGGCGAGAGCTTTTCGCTCTTCGCCACGCGCGCCGAAACGCCGGCCGAACGGCTGCCCTTGCTGACCCGGCAGGACGGCCGCTCGCTTGCCTACTGGGAAGAAGGCCCGTTCGCCTTTGCCCTGTCAGGAGAGATGCACGCCGAGGCTGTCCTGCGGCAGGCGGCTGTGCTCGCCAGCCGCTAG
- a CDS encoding type 1 glutamine amidotransferase domain-containing protein, whose protein sequence is MSKRIMILATNGFEQSELEQPKATLEKQGYECIVVSPEEGEIKGWDQDNWGDSVKVDMALADANESDFDALVLPGGQMNPDILRMEDKAIELVRAFDDAGKPIAAICHGPWLLVEADIVDGRKVTSWPSVRTDLENAGADVVDDKAVVDGNLVTSRNPDDIPAFCEALIDLLETETAEIA, encoded by the coding sequence ATGTCAAAGCGCATCATGATCCTCGCCACCAACGGTTTCGAGCAATCCGAACTGGAACAGCCCAAGGCGACACTGGAAAAGCAGGGCTACGAATGCATCGTCGTCAGCCCGGAAGAGGGCGAGATAAAGGGCTGGGACCAGGATAACTGGGGCGACAGCGTGAAGGTCGACATGGCGCTCGCCGACGCCAACGAGAGCGATTTCGATGCCCTCGTTCTGCCCGGCGGCCAGATGAACCCCGATATCCTGCGCATGGAAGACAAGGCCATCGAACTCGTTCGCGCCTTCGACGATGCAGGCAAGCCGATCGCGGCGATCTGCCATGGCCCGTGGCTGCTGGTGGAAGCCGACATCGTCGACGGTCGCAAGGTGACGAGCTGGCCGTCGGTGCGCACCGATTTGGAAAACGCCGGTGCCGACGTGGTGGACGACAAGGCCGTTGTCGACGGCAACCTCGTGACCAGCCGTAACCCGGACGACATTCCCGCCTTCTGCGAGGCGCTGATCGACCTGCTCGAAACCGAGACTGCCGAAATCGCCTGA
- a CDS encoding energy transducer TonB, producing MSYANAIATPADRAKAAVSVIAIHALVGFGIVTGLTVTGAITIDDETLVGIDLTDPLPPPPPPPEPIETATPDVPVAYLPRVAPKPPMELAPSNPITVAPITDRVPRDTFFVPGPTVDRGPVVAPRPSPSPSPVIAPVAAIPRNGPAGWFTNDDYPRRELTRESEGTARYRLIVGTDGRVDACEITAGTGHAGLDTATCRLIQTRARFDAATNASGERVVGTYTGSVSWQIPE from the coding sequence ATGTCGTATGCCAACGCCATTGCCACACCTGCCGACCGGGCCAAGGCCGCGGTCTCGGTGATTGCCATCCATGCTCTGGTCGGGTTCGGTATCGTCACCGGCCTGACCGTGACCGGCGCGATAACCATCGACGATGAGACGCTTGTCGGCATCGATCTGACCGATCCGCTGCCCCCGCCACCGCCCCCGCCCGAGCCGATCGAGACGGCCACCCCGGACGTGCCCGTCGCCTACCTGCCGCGGGTCGCGCCGAAACCGCCGATGGAACTTGCGCCGAGCAACCCCATTACAGTCGCACCAATTACCGACCGTGTGCCGAGGGACACCTTCTTCGTACCCGGCCCCACGGTTGATCGCGGGCCAGTGGTCGCCCCCCGGCCATCACCCTCCCCCAGCCCGGTCATCGCACCCGTCGCCGCCATTCCGCGCAACGGGCCGGCCGGATGGTTCACCAACGACGACTATCCGCGCCGCGAACTGACTCGCGAAAGCGAGGGGACAGCGCGCTATCGCCTCATCGTCGGCACGGATGGCCGGGTGGATGCCTGCGAGATCACTGCGGGCACCGGTCATGCCGGGCTCGACACCGCGACGTGCCGTCTGATCCAGACCCGCGCGCGTTTCGATGCCGCGACCAATGCCTCGGGCGAGCGCGTCGTCGGTACCTATACCGGCAGCGTCAGCTGGCAGATTCCCGAATAG
- a CDS encoding 2Fe-2S iron-sulfur cluster-binding protein gives MTQSVKVHFVTRKGERIDAEAAVGDRLLEVGQAAGLPLEGTCEGQMACSTCHVIVAPEWFGKLPAPSEEEEDMLDLAADVHATSRLSCQIVLSPALDGIAVRIPADSNDAQGF, from the coding sequence ATGACGCAATCCGTGAAAGTCCACTTCGTCACCCGCAAGGGCGAGCGGATCGACGCCGAAGCCGCCGTCGGCGATCGTCTGCTCGAAGTGGGGCAGGCGGCCGGTTTGCCGCTGGAGGGCACGTGCGAGGGCCAAATGGCCTGTTCCACCTGCCACGTGATCGTGGCGCCCGAATGGTTCGGCAAGCTGCCTGCGCCCAGCGAGGAGGAGGAGGACATGCTCGACCTCGCCGCCGACGTTCATGCCACCAGTCGCCTGTCGTGCCAGATCGTGCTGTCCCCTGCGCTCGACGGGATCGCGGTTCGCATTCCCGCGGACAGCAACGATGCGCAAGGGTTCTGA